The DNA window AAACTGTAGGGAAAAATCCTGCTCATCTTACTCACCCACCGAACCCCCTGGATTTCAAAGGGACAACTCATGTGAGGAAGGAGAGTAGGATCTGGCCTGCAGGCTCATTTGAGAAGGCTTTCTGTGAATATGCCTCGGTTTTACACTCATCTCAGTCCTGTCTCAAGGTCTGTATTTTACATGTCACTTACCCTCCTTATTCCCTCTCAAGTTCATAGTGTTGTTTTCAAGACTGAATAAAGATCTGACTGCAGATGGCATTTACGAGCATGGTGAGTATAAATCTACTACTGCCGAATAATCGCTCTCTCTTCCCCACTTTCAATTGTGACCGAGGCGATAACATCATTCCCTAAGATGCTACAACACATTCCCCTGAACATATTCTAGAACTGTGTTGTCCTCTCCAAGCTAGCAATGAATATCTGTTCAGTCCTGGATGCTGCTGCCATACCAAACAACTTGGCTCATGCAAACTAATAGTATGGTTCAGCCAAAAGATGCTGGACATGAATTTGCCTGCTGAGCTGAGAGTATAACTGTACTTTGCTCTCCTATTGGATCTTGCAACtgaggatcttaaagcactttacccTGAAACACCTCTGTGAGCTAAGTATTATTGTCTGTAGTTTATAGCTggggagccagatcctcagctgatgtaaatgggcaGCTATGTTAATTTCCTACTTCTGTGTGGTTCTTGCCTAGGTAATGAGAAGCAGAGAACCTTATTGATTTGCCTAAATTCACACAGGAAAAGCACAGATTGTACCTCTGCACTAAAATGTATTTGGGTTATTGGGCATTACTCTGATCGACAGTCAATGGAGGGTTTGAAATTTCAATTTCTGGTGGTGGAAAATTTGCCCCGGTTATtgcaaaaataattcaaaattccACCTTCACTGTTTCTTATTCAATGATTTTGTCAGCATGTAATTAATCTGATGTTCCCCTGCAGACCACCAAGAACTACTTGGCTAACCTGGATTATTTTATGGGTTCTAGTTCTGTGTTGCCGCAATACAACAACCCGTTTAATCACACAGATGTCATTTGTGAAAAAAGTCACGCCCAGCAGTTTGCTCAAACTTTCCTGCCAGCATTTTTCTGGATTGTCTTCTCCATTGGCACTATAGGTAATGCCTTAGTCATCCTTGTCTACTGGAAATACAGATACAGAAAGAGCATCACTGACAGATACCTGCTGCATCTGGCCATTGCTGATCTGCTCCTTCTTCTCACTCTCCCTTTCTGGGCAAAAGCAGCTTCAGATGGCTGGATCTTTAAGAATTTCATGTGTAAAATTGTCAATAGCATGTACAAGATCAACTTCTACAGCTGTACATTGTTTCTGACATGCATTAGTTTTGATAGGTACATTACAATTGTCCAGGCCATGAAAGCTAAGAACTCTAAGCGAAAAAGGCTTCTGCAAAGTAAACTAGTTTGCTTTAGTGTTTGGCTGACTGCAATAGGCTTATGCATCCCAGAACTAGTATACAGTGAAACTAAGCAAGTTAGTGATACAACTACTTGCAAGATGGTATACCCTACCACAGTTACCCAAACCATCAAAGTTACTGTCCTAACTTTGAAAATCACAGTAGGattcctccttcctctctttgTAATAGTTACTTGTTATGCTTTTATAATTCATATCCTTCTTCAagcaaaaaaatccccaaagcaCAAATCATTAAAGATCATCATCATGATTATCACAGCTTTCCTCCTCTCCCAGTTGCCCTACAACAGCATTTTGCTGGTCAAAACCATCGACACCTACACCAGGGTCATATATGACTGCAAAACCTCTGACAACATTGACCTTGGATTCCAGATAACTCAGAGCATTGCCTTCCTTCACAGCTGCCTGAACCCCTTCCTCTATGTGTTTGCTGGGGAGAGATTCCATAAAGCCCTCTTTAAAATTCTGGAGGATGCAATTCACTGCACTGGTAAGAGCCGAGAACAGAACTCTTCCGTATATGATAGCCAAGAAGGGAGCTCAAAATGGTCTGGATTGCTGGGGCCATCAAAAATCAGGAGCTCTCTCACTTTGAGTATGCCCCAAAATTCCTCACTCACACCCAACTTCTGCCAAGCTCCTttcaaagttaatgggagtctggCTAGAGGAATGAGCACTGAATTCAGTGCTCTGTAAATGATTCTTATcctatgaaagaaaaagaaagatccTGCTCAACAAAGTGAATTTGGATCTTCATGAGGGGCTTGATCCAATGATCCTTCAAAGTATTGAGCAGTCTCAACTTCTGatgaagtcagcaggagttgATGGTGCTCCGCACTTTCTCCTggaatgctgagcaccttcaaagATCAAGCCCTACACTTCTGGCTGAAAGGCAGTGAAACCATTGAAAAGAGCCAGAGAAATAGTATAATGCTATCTGGAAGCAGAACTGTCAAAGGATaggggatttt is part of the Dermochelys coriacea isolate rDerCor1 chromosome 2, rDerCor1.pri.v4, whole genome shotgun sequence genome and encodes:
- the LOC119850899 gene encoding C-C chemokine receptor type 9-like isoform X1 — encoded protein: MAFTSMTTKNYLANLDYFMGSSSVLPQYNNPFNHTDVICEKSHAQQFAQTFLPAFFWIVFSIGTIGNALVILVYWKYRYRKSITDRYLLHLAIADLLLLLTLPFWAKAASDGWIFKNFMCKIVNSMYKINFYSCTLFLTCISFDRYITIVQAMKAKNSKRKRLLQSKLVCFSVWLTAIGLCIPELVYSETKQVSDTTTCKMVYPTTVTQTIKVTVLTLKITVGFLLPLFVIVTCYAFIIHILLQAKKSPKHKSLKIIIMIITAFLLSQLPYNSILLVKTIDTYTRVIYDCKTSDNIDLGFQITQSIAFLHSCLNPFLYVFAGERFHKALFKILEDAIHCTGKSREQNSSVYDSQEGSSKWSGLLGPSKIRSSLTLSMPQNSSLTPNFCQAPFKVNGSLARGMSTEFSAL
- the LOC119850899 gene encoding C-C chemokine receptor type 9-like isoform X2, with protein sequence MAFTSMTTKNYLANLDYFMGSSSVLPQYNNPFNHTDVICEKSHAQQFAQTFLPAFFWIVFSIGTIGNALVILVYWKYRYRKSITDRYLLHLAIADLLLLLTLPFWAKAASDGWIFKNFMCKIVNSMYKINFYSCTLFLTCISFDRYITIVQAMKAKNSKRKRLLQSKLVCFSVWLTAIGLCIPELVYSETKQVSDTTTCKMVYPTTVTQTIKVTVLTLKITVGFLLPLFVIVTCYAFIIHILLQAKKSPKHKSLKIIIMIITAFLLSQLPYNSILLVKTIDTYTRVIYDCKTSDNIDLGFQITQSIAFLHSCLNPFLYVFAGERFHKALFKILEDAIHCTGKSREQNSSVYDSQEGSSKWSGLLGPSKIRSSLTLSMPQNSSLTPNFCQAPFKVNGSLARGMSTEFSAL